In Myxococcus guangdongensis, the following proteins share a genomic window:
- a CDS encoding VOC family protein, translating into MRISMNSVFVDDQAKAQKFYTEKLGFVTKVDVPAGGARWLTVVSPDDPNGTELLLEPNGHPAAVAYQKAIFADGIPATAFTSTNIHEEYERLKARGVVFTKEPTQFGPAIIATFEDTCGNLIQMLQVVGQP; encoded by the coding sequence ATGCGCATCTCGATGAATAGCGTGTTCGTCGACGACCAGGCCAAGGCCCAGAAGTTCTACACGGAGAAGCTGGGCTTCGTGACGAAGGTGGACGTGCCCGCGGGTGGAGCGCGCTGGCTGACCGTGGTGTCGCCAGACGACCCGAACGGCACGGAGCTGCTGCTCGAGCCCAACGGGCATCCGGCGGCGGTGGCGTACCAGAAGGCCATCTTCGCGGACGGCATCCCCGCGACGGCCTTCACCTCGACGAACATCCACGAGGAATATGAGCGTCTGAAGGCGCGCGGCGTGGTGTTCACGAAGGAGCCCACCCAGTTCGGGCCCGCCATCATCGCCACGTTCGAGGACACCTGCGGCAATCTGATCCAGATGCTCCAGGTCGTGGGACAGCCCTGA
- a CDS encoding sigma-70 family RNA polymerase sigma factor, whose protein sequence is MNGTEHEEDLAFARACARQDASALSEFESRFIPSLRKALLHRGLEATVADEALQLLRVKLFLPNGERAPRIADYEGQGTLMAWLRVAALRTALNLMRERKISLDLNDSKLAEASVPDVDMDRRFIQERYREDFTVAFQEALGALESRGRTLLRLHLVEGMGTAQIARAYQVDRSTVKRWLAQFRERLRQDVRDRLAARLGENSEGLTSLLRVLQSQLDLSIRSVMRDATPS, encoded by the coding sequence ATGAATGGCACCGAGCATGAAGAGGACCTGGCCTTCGCGCGCGCCTGTGCGCGGCAGGACGCCAGCGCCCTGAGCGAGTTCGAGTCGCGCTTCATCCCGTCGCTCCGCAAGGCGCTGCTGCACCGGGGCCTGGAGGCCACCGTGGCGGACGAGGCGCTCCAGTTGCTGCGCGTGAAGCTTTTCCTTCCCAACGGAGAGCGCGCGCCGCGCATCGCCGACTACGAGGGACAGGGCACGTTGATGGCGTGGCTCCGGGTGGCCGCGCTGCGCACCGCGCTCAACCTGATGCGAGAGCGGAAGATTTCGCTCGACCTGAATGACTCCAAGCTCGCAGAGGCGAGCGTGCCGGACGTGGATATGGACCGGCGCTTCATCCAGGAGCGCTACCGCGAGGACTTCACGGTGGCCTTCCAGGAGGCGCTCGGCGCGCTGGAGTCCCGGGGACGGACGCTGTTGCGGTTGCACCTGGTGGAGGGGATGGGCACGGCGCAGATCGCCCGCGCGTACCAGGTGGACCGCTCCACGGTGAAGCGCTGGCTGGCGCAGTTCCGCGAGCGGCTGCGGCAGGATGTGCGAGACCGTCTCGCGGCCCGATTGGGCGAGAACTCCGAGGGGCTCACCAGCCTGCTGCGAGTGCTCCAGAGCCAGCTGGACCTGAGCATCCGCTCGGTGATGCGGGACGCGACACCGTCTTGA
- a CDS encoding acetolactate synthase large subunit, whose protein sequence is MKASDLFVKALEAEGVRYVFGLPGEENLDLLESMRGSSLKLVLTRHEQAAGFMAATWGRLTGKAGVTLATLGPGATNLVTPAAYAQLGAMPMVMLTGQKPIKASKQGHFQIVDVVGMMRPLTKLTRTLVSAEHVPSAVREAFRRAEEERPGATHLELPEDVAREATEAPLLAPSAWRRPVADEGSIARAVETIASARRPLLMVGAGANRKLTSEMLRVLVDRVGIPFSSTQMGKGVVDESHPLWMGTAALSDGDFVHRAIEMSDCIINVGHDVIEKPPFVMRDSSRAVVHLNFSSAEVDPVYFPKLEVTGDIANAVWRIAEGLGQRGASWDFAPFEKARAGLEAQLARGAADDRFPIYPARLVAEVRRALPDDGIVCLDNGMYKLWFARYYRTRRPNTLLLDNALATMGAGLPSAIAAKLVHPRRKVVAVCGDGGFMMNSQELETAVRLGLDLTVVVVRDDGYGMIRWKQGEMGLPDFGMALGNPDFVRYAEAYGARGHRPTSASEFGATLSRCLESGGVHVIDLPIDYSDNTRALGVGEKEGEVLHVG, encoded by the coding sequence ATGAAGGCATCGGACCTGTTCGTCAAAGCGCTGGAGGCCGAGGGCGTGCGTTACGTCTTCGGGCTGCCCGGCGAGGAGAATCTGGACCTCTTGGAGTCGATGCGGGGCTCCAGCCTGAAGCTGGTGCTCACCCGTCACGAGCAGGCGGCCGGCTTCATGGCGGCGACGTGGGGGCGGCTGACCGGCAAGGCGGGCGTCACCCTGGCGACGCTGGGGCCGGGCGCCACCAACCTCGTCACGCCGGCCGCGTACGCGCAGCTGGGCGCCATGCCCATGGTGATGCTCACCGGGCAGAAGCCCATCAAGGCGAGCAAGCAGGGCCACTTCCAGATTGTCGACGTGGTGGGGATGATGCGCCCGCTCACCAAGCTGACGCGCACGCTCGTCTCCGCGGAGCACGTCCCGTCCGCGGTGCGCGAGGCCTTCCGTCGCGCGGAGGAGGAGCGCCCCGGCGCCACGCATCTGGAGTTGCCCGAGGACGTCGCGCGCGAGGCCACCGAGGCGCCGTTGCTCGCGCCCAGCGCGTGGCGCAGGCCCGTGGCGGACGAGGGCTCCATCGCGCGGGCCGTGGAGACCATCGCCTCGGCGCGCCGGCCGCTGTTGATGGTGGGCGCGGGCGCCAACCGGAAGCTCACGTCGGAGATGCTGCGCGTCCTGGTGGACCGGGTGGGGATTCCCTTCTCGAGCACGCAGATGGGCAAGGGCGTCGTCGACGAGTCCCACCCGCTGTGGATGGGCACCGCCGCGCTGTCGGATGGAGACTTCGTCCACCGCGCCATCGAGATGTCCGACTGCATCATCAACGTGGGACACGACGTCATCGAGAAGCCGCCGTTCGTGATGCGCGACAGCAGCCGCGCCGTCGTCCACCTGAACTTCTCGTCGGCGGAGGTGGACCCGGTCTACTTCCCGAAGCTGGAGGTGACGGGGGACATCGCCAACGCCGTGTGGCGCATCGCGGAGGGGCTGGGACAGCGTGGGGCGAGCTGGGACTTCGCGCCGTTCGAGAAGGCTCGGGCGGGGCTGGAGGCGCAGCTGGCGCGAGGGGCGGCGGATGACCGCTTCCCCATCTACCCCGCGAGACTGGTGGCGGAGGTGCGCCGCGCGCTGCCGGATGACGGCATCGTGTGTCTGGACAATGGCATGTACAAGCTGTGGTTCGCTCGCTACTACCGTACGCGGCGGCCCAACACGCTCTTGCTGGACAACGCGCTCGCGACGATGGGGGCGGGGCTGCCCTCGGCGATCGCCGCGAAGCTGGTGCATCCTCGCCGCAAGGTGGTGGCGGTCTGCGGCGACGGTGGGTTCATGATGAACTCGCAGGAGCTGGAGACGGCGGTGCGACTGGGGTTGGACCTCACGGTGGTCGTCGTGCGCGACGACGGCTACGGGATGATTCGCTGGAAGCAGGGGGAGATGGGCCTGCCGGACTTCGGCATGGCGCTGGGCAACCCCGACTTCGTCCGCTACGCGGAGGCGTACGGCGCCAGGGGGCATCGACCCACGAGCGCGTCGGAGTTCGGCGCGACCCTGTCACGCTGCCTGGAGTCGGGCGGCGTGCATGTCATCGACCTGCCCATCGACTACTCGGACAACACCCGCGCGCTCGGCGTCGGGGAGAAGGAAGGCGAGGTGCTCCATGTTGGCTGA
- a CDS encoding endonuclease/exonuclease/phosphatase family protein → MSIWNVAGRWARSVVQQPPASSTSNEARPTGASSGSAQAKDSFTPSPSPGANPSRPDLSGGANEGPSGYSKPVRADELPDIQSGTGVLTLNLANGAGSEYRTAKNREEQAELIRETGATIAGFQEVDVGVDRSGNANTALDIARHLNPSFEAFKSGTVPTVGLHEDAPATAIRKGADGTTLYQTPEGTLVTGESFSGDDKSIKGDTGADATYGNAIYVGAPDKVVDAYTVTLPAAESGGPAVSSKEDLAALGDGKLTEAERKALGARNEALRKNSPSEPRTALVTRVVGPDGQEKSIINVHLAAGKEGAGLREKQLQFLAEVARAEAKGPPARELVVMGDFNDSTENVGKALEGAGLHRVVGGKKANGDNFDQVWVSGGLDTHNAAQVKTDGVSDHAHAGYAIIR, encoded by the coding sequence ATGAGCATCTGGAATGTCGCGGGCCGTTGGGCCCGAAGCGTCGTTCAGCAGCCGCCCGCCTCCTCCACGAGCAATGAGGCACGGCCCACGGGCGCGTCGTCCGGCTCGGCGCAGGCGAAGGACTCCTTCACGCCGTCTCCATCACCGGGCGCCAACCCGTCGCGGCCGGATTTGTCGGGGGGAGCGAACGAGGGTCCGAGCGGGTACTCGAAGCCGGTGCGCGCGGACGAGCTGCCGGACATCCAGAGCGGCACGGGGGTGCTGACGCTGAACCTGGCCAACGGCGCGGGCTCCGAGTACCGCACGGCGAAGAACCGCGAGGAGCAGGCGGAGCTCATCCGTGAGACGGGCGCGACCATCGCCGGGTTCCAGGAGGTGGACGTCGGCGTGGATCGCAGTGGGAACGCGAACACGGCGTTGGACATCGCGCGGCATCTGAATCCGTCGTTCGAGGCGTTCAAGTCGGGCACGGTGCCCACGGTGGGGCTGCACGAGGACGCGCCGGCCACGGCGATTCGCAAGGGCGCGGATGGGACGACGCTGTACCAGACGCCCGAGGGGACGCTGGTGACGGGCGAGTCGTTCTCCGGGGATGACAAGAGCATCAAGGGCGACACGGGCGCGGACGCGACGTACGGCAACGCCATCTACGTGGGGGCGCCGGACAAGGTCGTGGACGCGTACACGGTGACGCTGCCCGCGGCGGAGTCCGGAGGGCCCGCGGTGTCGTCGAAGGAGGACCTGGCGGCGCTGGGTGACGGCAAGCTGACGGAGGCCGAGCGCAAGGCGCTGGGTGCGCGCAACGAGGCGCTGCGGAAGAACAGCCCCTCCGAGCCGCGCACGGCGCTGGTGACGCGCGTGGTGGGGCCGGATGGCCAGGAGAAGAGCATCATCAACGTGCACCTGGCGGCGGGGAAGGAAGGCGCGGGGCTGCGCGAGAAGCAGCTCCAGTTCCTCGCGGAGGTGGCGCGTGCGGAGGCCAAGGGTCCCCCGGCGCGGGAGCTGGTGGTGATGGGCGACTTCAACGATTCGACGGAGAACGTGGGCAAGGCGCTCGAGGGCGCGGGGCTGCACCGCGTGGTGGGCGGGAAGAAGGCCAACGGCGACAACTTCGACCAGGTCTGGGTGTCGGGCGGGTTGGACACGCACAACGCCGCGCAGGTGAAGACGGACGGCGTGAGCGACCACGCGCATGCCGGTTACGCCATCATCCGGTGA
- a CDS encoding aldehyde dehydrogenase family protein, whose protein sequence is MLAERYPYYVANRRCWPNADLPVVDKYTGEVVTRVALSDAAAVEEAIAAAVRAAGPMRRLPAHARQAVLEHCVRRFQERAEELAQVLCVEAGKPLRDARGEVTRLIETFKAAAEEAVRGGGEVLNLEVSARAEGYRGFTRRVPVGPVSLITPFNFPLNLVAHKVAPAIAAGCPFILKPSDRTPVSAMILAEVLAETNLPEGAFSVVTPTLKDIGPLIEDERLKLLSFTGSEKVGWELKARAGRKKVVLELGGNAACVVDREPGAALDVIADRVALGAFFQSGQSCISVQRVLVHASHYEAFKALLVERARALRSGNPRDEATTLGPMIDEPAAKRLEGWIQDAVGRGARVLTGGGRKGALLEATVLEGVPEDAPLSAEEAFGPVVLLQPFTSFTEAMAQVNAGRYGLQAGLFTNDLSRAMHAWDELEVGGVVVGDVPSFRVDTMPYGGVKGSGLGREGVKYAIEDMTELRLLVLRQRAPRED, encoded by the coding sequence ATGTTGGCTGAACGCTACCCGTACTACGTGGCCAACCGTCGGTGCTGGCCAAACGCGGACCTGCCCGTGGTGGACAAGTACACGGGAGAAGTGGTGACGCGGGTCGCGCTCTCGGACGCGGCCGCGGTGGAGGAGGCCATCGCCGCGGCGGTGCGTGCAGCGGGGCCGATGCGGCGGCTGCCCGCGCATGCCCGACAGGCGGTGCTGGAGCACTGCGTGCGTCGCTTCCAGGAGCGCGCGGAGGAGCTGGCCCAGGTGCTCTGCGTCGAGGCGGGCAAGCCCCTGCGTGACGCGCGCGGCGAGGTGACGCGGCTCATCGAGACGTTCAAGGCCGCCGCGGAGGAGGCGGTGCGCGGGGGCGGCGAGGTGCTGAACCTGGAGGTGTCCGCGCGGGCCGAGGGCTACCGGGGCTTCACGCGTCGGGTGCCGGTGGGGCCGGTGTCGCTCATCACGCCGTTCAACTTCCCGCTCAACCTGGTGGCGCACAAGGTCGCGCCGGCGATCGCCGCGGGCTGCCCGTTCATCCTGAAGCCGTCGGACCGCACGCCGGTGAGCGCGATGATTCTGGCGGAGGTGCTCGCGGAGACGAACCTGCCCGAGGGCGCGTTCTCGGTCGTCACGCCGACGCTGAAGGACATCGGTCCTCTCATCGAGGACGAGCGGTTGAAGCTCCTGTCGTTCACGGGCTCGGAGAAGGTGGGCTGGGAGCTCAAGGCGCGCGCGGGGCGCAAGAAGGTGGTGCTGGAGCTGGGCGGCAACGCGGCCTGCGTGGTGGACCGCGAGCCGGGCGCCGCGCTGGACGTGATTGCGGACCGCGTGGCGCTCGGGGCGTTCTTCCAGTCGGGGCAGAGCTGCATCTCGGTGCAGCGGGTGTTGGTGCACGCGTCGCACTACGAGGCGTTCAAGGCGCTGCTCGTCGAGCGGGCGCGGGCGCTGCGCTCGGGGAACCCTCGTGACGAGGCGACGACGCTGGGGCCGATGATCGACGAGCCCGCTGCGAAGCGCCTCGAGGGGTGGATTCAGGACGCGGTGGGGCGGGGGGCGCGGGTGCTGACGGGCGGCGGACGCAAGGGCGCGCTGCTGGAGGCCACGGTGCTGGAGGGCGTGCCCGAGGACGCGCCGCTGAGCGCGGAGGAGGCCTTCGGTCCGGTGGTGTTGCTCCAGCCCTTCACCTCCTTCACGGAGGCGATGGCCCAGGTCAACGCGGGCCGGTACGGGTTGCAGGCGGGGCTCTTCACCAACGACCTCTCACGGGCGATGCATGCCTGGGACGAGCTGGAGGTGGGCGGCGTGGTGGTGGGAGACGTGCCGAGCTTCCGCGTGGACACCATGCCCTATGGCGGCGTGAAGGGCTCCGGCCTGGGACGCGAGGGCGTGAAGTACGCCATCGAGGACATGACGGAGCTGCGGCTGCTGGTGTTGCGCCAGCGCGCGCCTCGGGAGGATTGA
- a CDS encoding phytanoyl-CoA dioxygenase family protein: MSPESSPVLSASQIQQFIEQGFVRLDDAFPQEVAAEARALLWKDTGCSPDDPTSWKRPVVRLGEYTQDVFRTAANTPRLNAAYDQLVGVERWWPRMSLGSFPVRFPSTENPGDDGWHVDVSFPPPGGTDSFFEWRSNVSTQGRALLMLFLFSDVGEHDAPTRIRIGSHHDVARMLAPAGDAGLSFMELAQRMDSTASRPEALAQGDAGTVYLCHPLIAHAAQPHRGTRPRFMAQPPLFPRKPFDLEKDDCPVVVAIRQALATTRA; this comes from the coding sequence ATGTCCCCTGAATCCTCCCCGGTCCTGAGTGCGTCCCAGATTCAACAGTTCATCGAGCAGGGCTTCGTCCGACTCGATGACGCCTTTCCCCAGGAAGTCGCCGCCGAGGCGCGCGCCCTCCTCTGGAAGGACACCGGCTGTTCCCCCGATGATCCGACGAGCTGGAAACGCCCCGTCGTCCGGCTCGGCGAATACACGCAGGACGTCTTCCGCACGGCCGCGAACACGCCGAGATTGAATGCCGCGTACGACCAGCTCGTCGGCGTCGAGCGATGGTGGCCGAGGATGAGCCTGGGCTCCTTCCCGGTCCGCTTCCCCAGCACCGAGAACCCAGGTGACGACGGCTGGCACGTCGACGTCAGCTTCCCTCCACCGGGCGGCACCGACTCCTTCTTCGAGTGGCGCAGCAACGTCTCCACCCAGGGGCGCGCGCTCCTGATGCTCTTCCTGTTCTCCGACGTCGGCGAGCACGACGCTCCCACGCGCATCCGCATCGGCTCGCATCACGACGTCGCGCGGATGCTGGCCCCCGCCGGGGACGCGGGCCTGTCCTTCATGGAGCTGGCCCAACGGATGGATTCGACGGCCTCGCGTCCTGAAGCGCTGGCCCAGGGTGACGCGGGGACCGTCTATCTCTGCCACCCGCTCATCGCCCACGCCGCGCAGCCGCACCGGGGCACCCGCCCTCGCTTCATGGCGCAGCCGCCGCTGTTTCCTCGCAAGCCCTTCGACCTGGAGAAGGACGACTGCCCCGTGGTGGTCGCCATCCGTCAGGCGCTCGCGACGACGCGGGCCTGA
- a CDS encoding AgmX/PglI C-terminal domain-containing protein → MLRTTAPLLLLSTLACHHTPDRAQLPRGQDRLTRLLEGPLGVDSIRRVIQSHREEILQCYSWVWGTRPLRDGKITIRFVIGAEGHVSEAKVQQTLVHEPELEDCMVGQIRTWRFPKPSKELGKVVVSYPFIFKQPS, encoded by the coding sequence ATGCTGCGCACCACCGCCCCCCTGCTCCTCCTATCGACCCTCGCCTGCCACCACACCCCGGACCGCGCGCAGCTCCCACGCGGACAGGACAGGTTGACCCGGCTGCTCGAGGGCCCGCTCGGCGTGGATTCGATTCGACGGGTCATCCAGAGTCACCGCGAGGAGATTCTCCAGTGCTACTCGTGGGTCTGGGGCACACGGCCGCTGCGGGACGGGAAGATCACCATCCGCTTCGTCATCGGTGCCGAGGGACACGTCTCCGAGGCCAAGGTCCAGCAGACGCTCGTGCACGAGCCGGAACTCGAGGACTGCATGGTTGGACAGATCAGGACCTGGCGGTTTCCGAAGCCCTCCAAGGAGCTGGGCAAGGTGGTCGTGAGCTACCCCTTCATCTTCAAGCAACCCTCCTGA
- a CDS encoding LysR substrate-binding domain-containing protein has translation MELRHLRYFTAVADTLHFGRAARRVHVSQPTLSQQIRQLEEELETPLFERSRAGVRLTQAGELFRSYASRALEDVDAGRMAVGALQGLATGALRVGYPPSMRGLVVPALAAVLRRHPGLALSAEELVVRRMERRLTDGKLDVGLGYAPARAPDLDTEPVFDSRLALVVARGHVLAGAETVGVKQLTNEPFALLSPGLRVRSRVDAYFATLRWSPRIALESNAVGTVLAIVRAGLAVTVLPEPRLADVERLVVKRLSPAPRSELAALLWRKGAPRAPAAELFAAEVRARAKDSGS, from the coding sequence ATGGAGCTCCGACACCTGCGCTACTTCACCGCCGTGGCCGACACGCTGCACTTCGGCCGTGCGGCGCGGCGGGTCCACGTCTCGCAGCCCACGCTGTCCCAGCAGATTCGTCAGCTGGAGGAGGAGCTGGAGACGCCGCTCTTCGAGCGCTCCCGAGCGGGCGTGCGCCTGACGCAGGCCGGAGAGCTGTTCCGCAGCTACGCGTCGCGCGCGCTGGAGGATGTGGACGCGGGACGGATGGCCGTGGGCGCGCTGCAGGGACTGGCCACGGGCGCGCTGCGCGTGGGCTATCCCCCCAGCATGCGCGGCCTCGTCGTCCCCGCGCTCGCCGCCGTCCTGCGCCGTCACCCGGGCCTCGCGCTCAGCGCGGAGGAGCTGGTGGTGCGCAGGATGGAGCGGCGATTGACGGACGGAAAGCTGGACGTGGGGCTGGGCTACGCGCCAGCGCGCGCTCCGGACCTGGACACCGAGCCGGTGTTCGACAGCCGGCTCGCGCTCGTCGTCGCGCGTGGCCATGTGCTGGCCGGCGCGGAGACGGTGGGCGTGAAGCAGCTCACGAACGAGCCCTTCGCCCTGCTCTCCCCGGGCCTGCGGGTGCGCTCGCGCGTGGACGCGTACTTCGCCACGCTGCGGTGGTCCCCGCGCATCGCGCTCGAGTCCAACGCGGTGGGCACGGTGCTCGCCATCGTCCGCGCGGGGCTCGCCGTCACGGTGCTGCCCGAGCCACGCCTCGCCGACGTGGAGCGACTGGTCGTCAAGCGACTGTCCCCGGCGCCACGCTCCGAGCTGGCCGCCCTCCTCTGGCGCAAGGGCGCGCCCCGAGCCCCCGCCGCGGAGCTGTTCGCCGCCGAGGTCCGCGCTCGCGCGAAGGACTCCGGAAGCTGA